In Fodinibius salicampi, a single genomic region encodes these proteins:
- a CDS encoding zinc ribbon domain-containing protein, with the protein MEEVLQQLTNLQYIDSRIDELKQLRGDLPEEVLDIETDINRHEAKIDRLEEEKKSLQVERDNLELEIKDANNKMDKYEEQQMSVRNNREYDALTKEIESQKQIIENAESRKEEIENRLEEIDPEIEEAQEQLDDIEELYKEKKKNLEKVVKETEEEEEMLLSKRKEVEENINDRYLRSYKRLREGLSNGLAVVPMEKGAALGMALPPQTQVEVRHKNKIIIDENSGRIVVHPSFFKKAKEQLSL; encoded by the coding sequence ATGGAAGAAGTACTTCAACAGTTAACGAATCTTCAATATATAGACAGCAGAATCGATGAGCTGAAACAGTTACGGGGGGATTTGCCGGAGGAGGTTCTTGATATTGAAACGGATATCAACCGACACGAAGCTAAGATTGACCGACTTGAGGAGGAGAAGAAAAGCCTGCAGGTAGAGCGGGATAATCTTGAGTTGGAGATTAAGGATGCCAACAATAAGATGGATAAATATGAAGAACAGCAGATGTCGGTTCGGAATAACCGTGAATACGATGCGCTGACCAAGGAGATTGAATCTCAGAAGCAGATCATTGAGAATGCCGAATCGCGCAAAGAGGAGATCGAAAACCGCCTTGAAGAGATCGATCCCGAGATAGAGGAAGCCCAGGAACAGCTTGATGATATCGAGGAACTTTATAAGGAAAAGAAGAAAAATCTCGAGAAAGTGGTTAAAGAAACGGAAGAAGAGGAGGAAATGCTTCTGTCAAAGCGGAAGGAGGTTGAAGAAAATATCAATGACCGTTATCTGCGAAGCTATAAGCGACTCCGGGAAGGTCTATCTAATGGATTAGCCGTGGTACCTATGGAAAAGGGAGCAGCTTTGGGTATGGCGCTGCCTCCGCAAACACAGGTGGAAGTGCGCCATAAGAACAAGATCATTATCGATGAAAATAGTGGTCGTATTGTAGTACACCCCTCCTTTTTTAAGAAGGCTAAAGAGCAGCTTTCTCTATAA
- a CDS encoding Nif3-like dinuclear metal center hexameric protein, producing the protein MNTQVQHISTFLHQWAPPSTKLDYDNVGLLIGNPNQPVSRILTCLDVTLEIVEEAIEQECNLIVAHHPLIFKSIDRINPTSEQGKIIYELIKNDIAVIAVHTNLDAALDGVSFVLAKELQLENLKFLDSNYNISRKIVLTTNHSDSDSVLKLLNYYSAEEAHYYQVAGRKDDQHTYEAIIDEHNVGDLKKELKKNGLLDRGSFQLMDVASPSNNVGMGVVGFYRDKGLTQQNFLEVVSEALGVKAVRFSGSAERIKKVAVCGGAGVSLARKAIAEGAQAFITADIKYHDYFTDTENFLLVDVGHYESEVPMVAALQQELSEAFENIQVLETNVTTNPMQVFIPDHK; encoded by the coding sequence ATGAACACACAGGTTCAGCATATTTCCACCTTCCTACACCAGTGGGCTCCGCCCAGTACCAAGCTCGACTACGATAATGTTGGACTATTAATCGGGAATCCCAACCAGCCGGTTTCTCGTATTTTAACCTGTCTTGATGTTACCCTTGAGATAGTAGAAGAAGCAATTGAGCAAGAATGTAATCTTATCGTCGCTCATCACCCTCTTATTTTTAAAAGCATTGATCGAATAAATCCTACAAGTGAGCAGGGTAAGATCATTTATGAACTTATTAAGAACGATATTGCTGTTATTGCTGTCCACACTAATTTGGATGCTGCACTTGACGGGGTTTCCTTTGTATTGGCTAAAGAACTACAGCTGGAAAATTTGAAATTTCTGGATAGCAACTATAATATTAGCCGAAAAATAGTATTAACAACAAACCACTCAGATAGTGATTCAGTTTTAAAACTATTGAATTACTATTCTGCCGAAGAGGCTCATTATTACCAAGTTGCGGGAAGAAAAGACGACCAGCATACTTATGAAGCTATTATTGATGAACACAATGTTGGTGACCTTAAGAAGGAATTGAAGAAGAATGGGTTGCTGGATCGTGGTAGTTTCCAGCTTATGGATGTAGCAAGTCCCTCTAATAATGTAGGAATGGGAGTTGTCGGTTTTTATCGCGATAAAGGGTTAACTCAGCAAAATTTTTTGGAAGTTGTATCAGAAGCACTGGGAGTGAAGGCTGTTCGGTTTTCTGGCTCTGCAGAACGTATAAAAAAGGTAGCTGTTTGTGGAGGCGCCGGTGTTTCCCTTGCTCGCAAGGCTATCGCAGAAGGAGCTCAGGCTTTTATTACCGCAGATATTAAATATCATGATTATTTCACAGATACCGAGAATTTTTTACTGGTCGACGTAGGCCACTATGAAAGTGAAGTGCCGATGGTGGCGGCTCTTCAGCAGGAACTGAGCGAAGCTTTTGAGAATATTCAGGTTCTTGAGACCAATGTAACCACCAACCCAATGCAGGTTTTTATACCTGATCATAAATAA
- a CDS encoding YggS family pyridoxal phosphate-dependent enzyme, protein MGQDICQNIEDVSTRIRKACTRADRDPEEVQLIAISKMKPLEDIKTAFGCGQLHFGENRAKELQDKMEAYEEDQIQWHMVGNLQTNKIKYMVNRVNWIDSVPKSKTLREIEKRASRIDRVINTLIQINISGEDQKSGCEPENLADILEYAQGLEYVRVRGLMGMATFVDKDKVEKVRPEFQLLREVRDEHRSYECKNIQLDELSMGMTNDMEIAIEEGSTMVRVGRAIFGERNY, encoded by the coding sequence ATGGGACAAGATATTTGTCAAAATATAGAAGATGTTTCTACGCGAATCCGAAAAGCCTGCACCCGGGCTGACCGTGACCCTGAGGAAGTACAGCTCATTGCCATAAGTAAAATGAAACCCCTTGAAGATATCAAAACGGCCTTTGGCTGTGGACAACTTCACTTCGGTGAAAACCGCGCCAAGGAGTTACAGGATAAGATGGAGGCCTATGAAGAAGACCAAATCCAGTGGCACATGGTTGGCAACCTGCAAACAAACAAAATTAAGTATATGGTTAATCGCGTTAACTGGATTGACTCGGTTCCCAAATCAAAAACGCTGAGGGAAATTGAAAAACGTGCTTCCCGAATTGATCGCGTTATCAATACCCTCATCCAGATCAATATTAGCGGAGAGGACCAAAAAAGTGGTTGCGAACCTGAAAATTTAGCTGATATTCTGGAATATGCCCAGGGCCTTGAATACGTTCGCGTGCGTGGACTTATGGGAATGGCCACTTTTGTGGATAAGGATAAGGTCGAAAAGGTACGGCCGGAATTTCAACTACTCCGGGAAGTTCGGGATGAGCACCGCTCCTATGAGTGTAAAAATATTCAGCTGGATGAACTTTCTATGGGAATGACCAACGATATGGAAATTGCTATTGAGGAAGGATCTACCATGGTACGCGTCGGCAGGGCCATCTTTGGAGAACGTAACTATTAA
- a CDS encoding DivIVA domain-containing protein, translating to MKLTALEIKQQTFDKSLRGYDKAEVEAFLNLMSNEWEHMVAKNRELEKKIDDLEEKLKHYERVEEALHETLQTAKESAEQKLTGARREAQTKIEKAEMEAESIIREATQQRQQVRQSIIRLLDRRKEIIGGMRSYLEMAQESLEQFSKDEASLFNLPNEEIERPPKKDQEDVEVEKQGKDSSGGEHEEHTEQEDEHSEKKQPLPPGAEDVDNIIDELD from the coding sequence ATGAAATTAACGGCTCTTGAGATCAAACAACAGACCTTTGACAAATCATTACGAGGTTATGACAAAGCTGAAGTAGAGGCTTTTTTAAATCTCATGTCTAATGAGTGGGAACATATGGTTGCCAAAAACCGGGAACTGGAGAAAAAGATTGATGATCTCGAGGAAAAGCTGAAGCACTATGAACGCGTAGAGGAAGCTCTTCACGAAACCCTGCAAACAGCCAAGGAATCGGCCGAACAGAAACTTACAGGCGCGCGCCGCGAAGCACAAACTAAAATTGAAAAAGCGGAGATGGAGGCAGAATCCATTATTCGTGAAGCTACCCAACAGCGCCAACAGGTACGGCAGAGCATTATTCGATTGCTTGATCGTCGCAAGGAGATTATTGGCGGTATGCGTTCCTACCTCGAGATGGCTCAGGAATCCCTGGAACAATTTTCAAAGGACGAAGCTTCGCTCTTTAATCTTCCCAATGAAGAAATAGAACGTCCCCCAAAAAAGGATCAAGAAGATGTTGAGGTAGAAAAACAAGGAAAGGATTCTTCCGGAGGAGAGCATGAAGAACATACGGAGCAAGAGGATGAACATTCCGAAAAGAAACAACCTCTCCCTCCAGGAGCCGAAGATGTGGATAATATTATTGATGAACTGGATTAA
- a CDS encoding purine-nucleoside phosphorylase, with protein sequence MQRETVQEFRKKRNEALSYIKEHTSFQPDYLVILGTGLGQLADKVKVQDTISYADIPHFPVSTVESHAGQLIFGNLSGKEVVAMQGRFHYYEGYSMQQIAFPVRVIHRLGAATLIVSNACGGMNPNYESGDIMLINDHINMLGDNPLIGPNDDELGPRFPDMSEPYTESLQAIAEDVALENNIKMHKGVYLALSGPTMETRAEYRFLRLIGADVVGMSTVPEVITAVHMDMDVLGISAITDECLPDALEPVDIEKVLEAAGVAEPKMTAVITGVLEQL encoded by the coding sequence ATGCAGCGAGAAACGGTTCAGGAATTTCGCAAAAAACGCAATGAAGCCCTTTCTTATATAAAAGAACATACCAGTTTCCAACCAGATTATTTAGTGATTCTGGGCACCGGATTAGGTCAGCTGGCCGACAAGGTAAAGGTGCAGGATACCATATCCTATGCCGATATTCCCCACTTTCCTGTATCCACTGTTGAAAGCCATGCCGGGCAGCTTATCTTTGGCAATTTGAGCGGGAAAGAGGTAGTGGCCATGCAGGGACGCTTTCACTACTACGAAGGATATTCTATGCAGCAGATCGCCTTTCCAGTTCGGGTAATACATCGTCTCGGAGCCGCAACTCTAATTGTAAGTAACGCCTGTGGCGGGATGAACCCCAATTATGAGTCTGGAGATATTATGCTTATCAACGACCATATTAATATGCTGGGTGATAATCCGCTGATAGGACCCAATGATGATGAGTTAGGGCCTCGGTTTCCGGATATGAGCGAACCTTACACAGAGAGTCTGCAAGCTATCGCTGAAGATGTCGCTCTCGAAAATAATATCAAAATGCATAAGGGTGTTTATCTCGCACTTAGCGGTCCCACTATGGAAACCAGGGCTGAATACCGTTTTCTTCGACTTATAGGAGCTGATGTTGTTGGCATGAGTACCGTTCCCGAAGTTATCACCGCGGTACACATGGATATGGATGTGCTTGGCATTTCCGCTATTACTGACGAATGCTTACCCGATGCTCTCGAACCAGTGGATATTGAAAAAGTTCTGGAAGCAGCAGGCGTCGCCGAACCTAAAATGACGGCCGTTATTACAGGAGTTTTGGAACAACTGTAA
- a CDS encoding isoaspartyl peptidase/L-asparaginase family protein, protein MRLYNIFWIWIAGLLLFSACAQSGNEQTATEQPEEPTPKEWALVLHGGAGAISEDKPDSVKEAYTAALDEALSIGEEILRDGGTALDAVEKVINYLEDNPRFNAGKGAVFTHEGAHELDAAIMVGNNRNAGAVTGVRTVKNPISLARLVMENSKHIMFATEGAEQYADEMDVERVNQDYFYTENRYKAWRRAIKEGEEQSSLLPESDSPPSNSEKFGTVGCVALDKNGQLVAGTSTGGMTNKMYGRVGDVPIIGSGTYASEVVAVSMTGWGERIMEAVSGHTVSQYMKHKPATLEEAGDYLLRDVLQPEEAGMIAVDQYGNMLMDMNTKGMYRGKSDSEGNREIAIWE, encoded by the coding sequence ATGAGATTGTATAATATTTTTTGGATATGGATAGCAGGTCTTCTTCTTTTTTCTGCATGCGCTCAGTCCGGAAATGAACAAACGGCTACAGAACAACCCGAAGAACCCACCCCCAAAGAGTGGGCATTGGTCCTGCATGGAGGAGCGGGCGCTATTTCCGAAGATAAACCGGATTCAGTTAAAGAGGCTTATACTGCTGCACTGGATGAAGCCCTTTCAATTGGAGAAGAGATTCTACGGGATGGAGGCACAGCTTTGGATGCCGTAGAAAAGGTGATCAACTACCTGGAAGATAATCCCCGGTTCAATGCCGGAAAAGGAGCCGTTTTTACTCATGAGGGAGCCCACGAACTAGATGCTGCAATCATGGTCGGGAACAACCGCAATGCAGGGGCCGTTACAGGCGTTAGGACTGTGAAGAATCCTATCTCCCTGGCTCGCTTAGTGATGGAAAACTCGAAGCATATCATGTTTGCCACGGAAGGAGCCGAACAATACGCGGATGAAATGGATGTGGAACGAGTCAATCAGGATTACTTTTATACAGAGAATCGATATAAGGCTTGGCGCCGAGCTATAAAAGAGGGAGAAGAACAATCCTCCTTGTTGCCTGAATCAGATTCCCCGCCATCTAATAGCGAAAAGTTTGGTACGGTAGGCTGTGTTGCGCTGGATAAGAATGGCCAATTGGTAGCAGGCACTTCAACCGGTGGAATGACCAATAAGATGTATGGCCGGGTAGGGGATGTCCCCATTATTGGCAGTGGCACTTATGCCAGTGAAGTAGTGGCGGTTTCCATGACCGGATGGGGAGAACGTATTATGGAAGCTGTATCGGGCCATACTGTAAGTCAGTATATGAAACACAAACCAGCCACATTAGAAGAAGCAGGAGATTATTTACTTCGTGATGTACTTCAGCCAGAAGAAGCCGGAATGATTGCCGTGGATCAGTACGGAAATATGCTAATGGATATGAATACAAAAGGAATGTATCGTGGAAAATCTGATTCGGAAGGTAATCGGGAAATTGCAATCTGGGAATAA
- a CDS encoding DNA internalization-related competence protein ComEC/Rec2, translating into MNNNRTYQFPFARYPAIRLALFFISGILFDYHLDIPPVIWLIPFCCFISIYLFFEYVHKRSLRSWLLYSALFCYLSSIVCFGGFWHSLFNSQDPPAKATILNSYTWEELSFKGEINQIKKTSSGKYQIDVSVDTTLFPNNLVWTEDYTLRTVLNPKNLRFSPKIIPGNRLHFSAVIYPLEEPRNPHEFNYKAYLASIGIYHQAGLQSIHTIKEAEVALSWNKVRNDVLSAIDHNFSQETADLAKALLIGYKNELIQETKIAFSRAGLSHIMAVSGLHVGFILAPFWIFIPIFWSFRYGKQIGLLLLIGLLIFYAGLTGFSASVSRASLTGGFLMYGRLFHKVRDSKNLTAVAALIILLIHPSDLFSIGFQLSFGAVYIILLTAPVINKTLPDWVRFRWYGTPVMVIIISLIVQLGLFPLLTYYFGEFSLVGPIANALFVPFLGLAVPLAFVFLALSFISPGIAQTLTLPVDYFLYGLHQFVLTTTQWEWSWIQTQTEGIIIFALWASVIFFIATLPIPKLRWKFLILFLSLLCIEQGEHLVQKFRPAPLELTFFDVGQGDAALLKTPQSNKHYLIDTGRWQPGYNSAKYIIIPYLKSEGIDKLDGIFLSHPHADHIGGIVELLNTIPVDTIYNSGANYDSQLFSDYQRIAKQKNIPIVSLKQGQILIPDPALRLFVYAPSEENLANSNVNNSSLIFEILYGSTEFLFMGDAEKRQEQQLTTGYPQLVDTDLLKVGHHGSKTSSTASFLKSISAEMGIVSLADRNRFRHPHPEAVQRLHSETDTLYFTSIDGAIRIISDGNSIKKGRK; encoded by the coding sequence GTGAATAATAATCGAACATATCAATTTCCCTTCGCGCGGTATCCGGCAATCAGGCTGGCACTGTTTTTTATTAGTGGCATCCTCTTTGATTACCATCTTGATATCCCGCCGGTTATCTGGCTGATCCCTTTTTGCTGTTTCATTTCTATCTATCTGTTTTTCGAATATGTTCACAAAAGATCACTGCGGAGCTGGCTTCTTTATAGTGCCCTTTTTTGTTATCTCAGTTCTATCGTTTGTTTCGGTGGATTCTGGCACTCCCTTTTTAATTCACAGGATCCCCCCGCGAAAGCCACCATTCTGAACAGTTATACCTGGGAAGAACTATCATTCAAAGGTGAAATTAATCAGATAAAGAAAACCAGCAGTGGGAAATACCAAATTGATGTCAGTGTAGATACTACCCTCTTTCCCAACAACCTGGTCTGGACTGAAGACTATACGCTCCGAACCGTCTTAAATCCGAAAAACCTAAGGTTTTCGCCAAAGATAATTCCCGGAAACCGACTACACTTTTCGGCGGTTATTTATCCTTTGGAAGAACCACGCAATCCCCATGAATTCAATTATAAGGCCTATTTAGCTTCTATTGGGATATATCACCAAGCAGGACTTCAATCTATCCATACTATTAAAGAAGCAGAGGTGGCCTTAAGCTGGAATAAAGTAAGAAATGACGTTTTAAGTGCTATTGATCATAATTTTAGCCAGGAAACCGCTGATCTGGCCAAAGCCCTGCTTATCGGCTATAAAAATGAGCTTATCCAAGAAACCAAAATCGCCTTTTCAAGAGCAGGACTTTCACATATCATGGCCGTTTCAGGCTTACATGTCGGGTTTATCCTGGCTCCTTTCTGGATATTCATCCCCATATTCTGGAGTTTTCGCTACGGCAAACAAATAGGACTGTTACTTTTAATTGGACTACTGATATTCTACGCGGGACTTACCGGATTTTCCGCTTCGGTAAGCCGGGCTTCACTCACCGGTGGATTTCTGATGTACGGCCGTCTATTCCACAAGGTTCGGGATTCCAAAAATCTAACGGCAGTTGCAGCTCTTATTATTCTGCTCATCCATCCAAGTGATCTGTTCTCCATTGGATTCCAACTTTCATTCGGAGCAGTCTATATTATCCTGCTTACAGCTCCGGTTATCAACAAAACCCTGCCCGACTGGGTGCGTTTCCGATGGTATGGCACGCCCGTTATGGTGATCATCATTTCACTAATTGTACAACTTGGCCTTTTCCCCTTATTGACCTATTACTTTGGCGAATTCTCACTCGTGGGTCCCATTGCTAACGCTCTGTTTGTTCCCTTCCTTGGACTGGCCGTGCCTCTTGCATTCGTCTTCCTTGCCCTTTCTTTCATCTCGCCGGGCATTGCCCAGACACTAACCCTTCCTGTTGATTATTTTCTCTATGGACTTCATCAATTTGTTTTGACTACAACACAATGGGAATGGAGTTGGATACAAACGCAAACAGAGGGTATTATTATCTTTGCCCTATGGGCCTCCGTTATCTTTTTTATCGCGACATTACCCATTCCAAAGCTGCGGTGGAAGTTTCTAATTCTGTTCCTGAGTCTTCTATGTATTGAACAGGGAGAACATCTTGTACAAAAATTCAGACCCGCACCGCTTGAGCTCACCTTTTTTGATGTTGGTCAGGGTGATGCCGCGCTCCTGAAAACTCCCCAAAGCAATAAACATTATCTTATTGACACCGGCCGCTGGCAACCGGGATATAATAGCGCCAAATATATTATCATCCCTTACCTAAAATCTGAAGGTATCGATAAATTAGATGGGATCTTCTTGTCCCATCCCCATGCAGATCATATTGGTGGTATTGTAGAATTGCTCAATACAATACCTGTTGATACTATATATAATTCCGGTGCAAATTATGATTCCCAGCTTTTCTCAGACTATCAAAGAATTGCTAAACAAAAAAATATTCCTATTGTTTCCCTGAAACAGGGACAGATACTGATCCCTGATCCGGCATTACGGCTATTTGTTTATGCCCCATCGGAAGAAAACCTTGCCAATTCGAATGTAAACAACAGCTCGCTTATTTTTGAAATTCTCTACGGATCTACGGAATTCCTGTTTATGGGCGATGCCGAAAAAAGACAGGAGCAGCAGTTAACAACAGGATATCCGCAACTTGTTGATACTGATTTACTAAAAGTTGGACATCACGGGAGTAAGACGAGTTCTACAGCTTCTTTTTTAAAATCCATATCTGCAGAGATGGGAATCGTTTCATTAGCTGACCGTAACCGGTTTCGCCATCCACATCCCGAGGCAGTACAGCGACTACATTCAGAAACAGATACCCTTTATTTTACCAGTATTGACGGAGCTATTCGAATTATTTCTGACGGTAATTCCATTAAAAAGGGAAGAAAATAA
- the xseB gene encoding exodeoxyribonuclease VII small subunit encodes MSKKEQFSFEEALSRLEVIVEKLEDESISLDESIALYEEGITLSKKCTETLEEAELRIQHVAENHTDKKENE; translated from the coding sequence ATGAGCAAAAAAGAACAATTTAGCTTTGAAGAGGCGCTGTCAAGGCTGGAAGTAATTGTTGAGAAATTAGAGGATGAATCTATTTCTCTTGATGAATCCATTGCGCTTTATGAAGAAGGTATTACTCTTTCAAAAAAATGTACAGAAACTCTGGAAGAGGCAGAACTCCGTATCCAACATGTAGCGGAAAACCATACAGATAAAAAAGAGAACGAATAG
- the dxs gene encoding 1-deoxy-D-xylulose-5-phosphate synthase: MEFEDITPGPLLSEIDSPDDLKKLDPDQLVEVCDELRDFIIDTVSIHGGHFGASLGVIEMTVALHYVYDTPKDLVLWDVGHQAYGHKILTGRRENFHTNRKYGGLSGFPKRSESEYDTFGVGHSSTSISAALGMAVARDLDQSDKKVAAVIGDGAMTAGLAFEALNNAGAMNSDILVILNDNNMSIDPNVGALKEYLTEITTSKTFNKLRDEIYDMLGHFKSAGEKMRKVASKLEKAVTAAITPGGLFQALGFKYYGPVDGHNVDTMRRYLEDLKDIPGPKLLHAVTVKGKGFAPAEREQTKWHAQSSPFDKITGKQLDPDTKPKPPKYQHVFGEAIVELADENDRIVGITPAMPSGSSLWPMMKKYPERAFDVGIAEQHSITFAAGLAAEGKKAFAAIYSTFLQRAYDQVIHDVAIQKLPVVFCIDRAGLVGADGPTHHGLYDISYLRNVPNMIVSSPMNEEELRDMMYTASKYEDAAWAIRYPRGRATGMDYPEGFKDMEIGKGQKVRDGDEIAILSFGPFGNYVIEAADNLVEIGIDVGHFNMRFAKPLDTDLIDEICHSFEHIITIEDGTRLGGFGSAVTEYLADKPYHIPTTIMGVPDRIVEHGTQEELHAEVGLDPKGIQEKVQEVMKVHSLKT, from the coding sequence ATGGAATTTGAAGACATCACACCCGGACCTCTCCTCTCGGAAATTGATTCTCCGGATGATTTAAAAAAGCTCGATCCCGATCAACTGGTTGAGGTATGCGATGAACTCCGGGATTTTATTATCGACACTGTTTCCATCCACGGCGGACATTTTGGAGCGAGTCTCGGAGTAATAGAAATGACAGTGGCCCTACATTATGTGTACGACACTCCCAAGGATCTGGTATTGTGGGATGTCGGTCACCAGGCATACGGACACAAAATTCTTACAGGACGGCGTGAAAACTTCCATACCAATCGGAAATACGGTGGACTTTCCGGCTTCCCAAAACGTAGCGAAAGTGAATACGATACCTTTGGCGTTGGCCACTCGAGCACTTCTATTTCTGCTGCTTTGGGTATGGCTGTAGCCCGGGATTTGGATCAAAGTGATAAAAAGGTGGCAGCTGTTATTGGTGACGGGGCAATGACCGCTGGATTGGCTTTTGAGGCCCTCAACAATGCCGGGGCTATGAATTCGGATATTCTCGTTATTCTCAATGACAATAATATGTCTATTGATCCAAATGTCGGGGCCCTCAAAGAGTATTTGACAGAAATTACGACCAGCAAAACCTTCAATAAGCTGCGGGATGAAATTTACGATATGCTCGGCCACTTTAAATCGGCCGGCGAAAAAATGCGGAAGGTAGCTTCCAAGCTCGAAAAAGCCGTAACGGCTGCCATTACGCCCGGGGGGCTCTTCCAGGCGCTGGGCTTCAAGTATTATGGACCCGTGGACGGACATAATGTGGATACCATGCGCCGGTATCTGGAGGACTTAAAAGATATTCCGGGACCAAAACTATTGCATGCGGTTACGGTTAAAGGCAAGGGATTTGCCCCGGCTGAGCGTGAGCAAACCAAGTGGCATGCCCAGAGTAGTCCATTTGACAAAATTACCGGCAAACAACTGGATCCCGATACCAAACCTAAGCCTCCCAAGTATCAGCACGTTTTCGGAGAAGCGATAGTAGAGCTGGCGGATGAGAACGACCGTATTGTCGGTATCACCCCTGCCATGCCCAGCGGATCGAGCCTTTGGCCGATGATGAAAAAATATCCCGAACGGGCTTTTGATGTTGGTATTGCCGAACAGCACTCCATCACTTTTGCTGCCGGGCTTGCAGCCGAAGGGAAAAAAGCGTTTGCCGCTATTTACTCCACCTTTCTTCAGCGCGCTTATGATCAGGTTATTCACGATGTGGCGATCCAGAAATTACCGGTAGTCTTTTGTATCGACCGCGCCGGTCTCGTAGGTGCCGATGGTCCCACTCACCATGGCCTTTACGATATCTCATATCTGCGTAATGTACCCAACATGATCGTTTCCTCACCTATGAACGAAGAGGAATTACGTGATATGATGTACACAGCCTCTAAATATGAAGATGCCGCCTGGGCTATCAGATACCCTCGTGGACGGGCAACCGGCATGGATTATCCCGAAGGATTTAAAGATATGGAAATTGGAAAGGGGCAGAAGGTGCGCGACGGGGACGAAATAGCGATCCTTAGTTTTGGTCCGTTTGGAAACTACGTAATAGAAGCCGCCGATAACCTGGTCGAAATCGGTATCGATGTCGGTCATTTCAATATGCGCTTTGCCAAACCCCTGGATACCGATCTTATTGATGAAATTTGTCACTCCTTTGAACACATCATAACGATTGAAGATGGTACGCGACTGGGCGGCTTTGGAAGTGCAGTAACCGAATATCTCGCTGATAAGCCTTATCACATTCCAACAACTATTATGGGCGTTCCCGACCGAATTGTAGAGCACGGCACGCAGGAAGAGCTCCATGCCGAAGTTGGACTTGATCCAAAAGGTATCCAAGAAAAAGTACAGGAAGTGATGAAAGTTCACTCCCTGAAAACCTGA
- a CDS encoding P-II family nitrogen regulator has translation MKLVIAIIRETQLDEVREALIEAEIRRITVMRVSGHGKAEDVEIYRGKKVVPGLIPRFRLEIAVNDEFVDVTVDTIIKTVKSRYKDKNPGKTTGDGKIFITPLEECIRISTEERGSAAI, from the coding sequence ATGAAACTAGTCATAGCCATTATTCGGGAAACACAACTCGACGAAGTCAGGGAAGCACTCATTGAAGCAGAAATCAGGCGGATCACGGTTATGCGTGTATCCGGCCACGGCAAAGCCGAGGATGTGGAGATCTATCGGGGTAAGAAGGTGGTCCCGGGACTGATTCCACGGTTCCGCCTCGAAATCGCCGTAAATGATGAATTTGTGGACGTTACCGTCGATACCATTATCAAAACTGTAAAATCCCGTTACAAAGATAAGAACCCCGGCAAAACCACCGGCGACGGTAAAATCTTCATCACCCCGCTTGAAGAGTGTATTCGGATTAGTACCGAGGAAAGGGGGTCAGCGGCGATTTAG